GGCCGCTGCCTACCGTGCGGAACTGTTTGCTCAAGGCATGAGTGGCCTCGTTAAACAGCGGTGTTGTTTGCGCTTTTTGCCGCGGGTACATGCCGTGGTCTGACACTATCACCAAATTTACCCGGCTGTCGCTTGCCTGAATGCCCTGCCACAGGGCGCTGAGTGCGGCATCCAATGTGTGAACGGCGTTGCGTGTTTGCCTGTGGTGCGGCCCGTAGTGGTGGCCTGCGTCATCCACGTGAGAAAAGTACAAACTCATAAATTGCGGCGCGTCCGGCCCTTGCATAGCTACCCAGCGCAATACCTCGTCTATGCGAGCCTCAATGGGTGTGTTTTTGTTATAGGATTTTACAATGGAGGGCTTTAGCCCGTGAATGGGGGCCTCTGAACCTGGCCAGAAGTAAGTGGCGGTTTTCAAGCCTTGTGCCTGTGCCAATACCCACAAAGGCTTGGCTAAATAGAAATCAGGGTTAGTTACTGCGGCGCTATCGCCAAGGCTGTATTCTGCGTTTAAATCCGGCGCGTAAAAGTGGTTGTACACAATGCCGTGGCGCGCAGGTACCACACCGGTAACCAGTGTGAGGTGATTGGGAAAGGTTTTTGACGGGAACACCGGGCGCAGCGAGTTCAGTGAGGCGCCGTCTTCTTTAAAGCGGCTTAGAAACGGCGGCTTGTGCAGGCGGGTGTAGTCGTGCCGGTAGCCATCAATGGACACCAGCAAAAGCCTGGGCTTATGGCCTTCTGTGGATGTGGCAGTCAGGCTTGTGGGTGCAGCGGCCGCAAACACCAGGCATGTAAATACTAAGGTTTTAAATACTAAGGTTTTAAATAGCCGCGCCCGCCTTTGGCCACCCGGTGTGGGAGTGTGTAATTTACTGCGAGCATCCGGTTTGCCTAGGCCTTTCATGTTTGTACATTCCTTATTTGCCTTTTCAGCAAGGCGCGATCTAATTCGCCTGTGGGGTTTGATAGGGGTGATGTTGTTGCCAGTGGCGGGCAATGTCTAGCCTGCGGCATACCCATACATCACCAAAACTTTCCAGGTAGTCCAAAAAGCGCGCCAGCGCCAGGGTGCGCCCGGGGCGACCCACAATGCGGCAATGCAGGCCCACGCTCATCATTTTCGGTGCCTGCTCGCCTTCGGCATAAAGCGTATCGAAGGTATCTTTCAGATAATTGAAAAACTGATCACCCGCGTTAAAACCCTGGGCGCTGGCAAAGCGCATGTCGTTGCAATCGAGGGTGTAGGGCACAACCAGGTGTGCGGCCTGTGTGTCTGTGGGGGGCAGCCAATAGGGCAGGTCGTCTGCGTAGGAGTCGGCATCGTAAACAAAACCGCCTTGCTCGCGAATGAGTGCGCGGGTGTTGGGGCTATCGCGCCCGGTATACCAGCCGAGTGGCGCACTGCCGGTAACCTCTGTGTGAATATCTATGGCGGCTTGAATGTGGCGGCGCTCTTCTTCGGGCGGCATAAACTGGTGATCTATCCAGCGGTAGGCGTGGCTTGCAATTTCCCATTGCGCGGCCTGCATGGCAGCCACTGCTTCGGGGTTGCGCGCAAGTGCCATGGCCACGCCGAACACCGTTACCGGCAGGTTGCGCGCTTCAAATAGCCGGTGCAGCCGCCAGAAGCCCGCACGGCTACCGTATTCGTAGAGCGACTCCATACTCATGTGGCGTGCCGGGTAGGCCTTGGCGCCGATAATTTCACTTAAAAAAGTCTCGGAGTGGGCATCGCCGTGCAGCACGGAGTTTTCTGCGCCCTCTTCATAGTTGATAACAAACTGCACCGCAATGCGTGCGCCCTTGGGCCAGTTTGCATGGGGTGGTTTGGCGCCATAGCCGATTAAGTCGCGGGGGTAGGGGGTTGTCATAAATGCCTCTTGGCCGCGCGCCACAGTGTTGTCACATTCTGGCGCTAGTGTGCTGAATTGTTGGGCAGTGAAACAACTTTTTATCTCAAACTTAAGTTGTAAATGCCGGGACATAATTGGAATCTAATCACATTCCTCGTAACTATTACATTCAAATCTTAACTGATTGGGCAGAAAATGCTTGGCGCCGAATCCCGCTTGGGCTAGCTTGCCTAAGCACGCATATGCGGTGCCATGCCCCATCAAAACAATAATGCAGGAGCGCAGAATTATCATGAAGATCCCGTTTAATTTTTCAGGCCTGAGTGTGGCCGTGCTTTTGGCCTGTGCCAGTACGCCGCTCGCCGCAGAAGTAGCCATTAGCGAAATCCATTACGACAACGCAGGCGCCGATACCGGCGAGGCCATTGAAATTTCCGGCCCTTTGGGTATGGATGTTACCGGCTGGAGCCTGGTGCTCTACAACGGCTCATCAAGCTCAGGCAAGCCCTATAAAACCCACACCTTTGCCGGCACCTTGCAAAGCAGTGGCGATTGCGATGGCCAGGGGTTTCAGGTAGCGGAAATTGCGGGTATTCAAAACGGTGCGCCCGATGGTGTTGCGCTGGTGGATGCAGACGGGCTGCTGGTTTCCTTCATCAGCTATGAGGGCAGCTTTGTGGGTGTAACCGGGGTTGCCGACGGGGTGCCAAGTGTTGATATAGGCGTGGCCGAAACCAGCGCAACACCGGCAGGCTTTTCCTTAAGCCGCACCGGCAACAGCTGGAACGGCCCGGCGGAAAGTCACTTCGGGCGCTGTGCGAACCCCGTGCCTAACGAGCCAGCACCACGGGTAAAAATTCATGAGGTGCAAGGTGCTGGCGATCGCATTGCCATTGAAACACCGGTGCAAATTGAGGGCGTGGTGATTGCCGACTATCAGCAAGATTCCCAATTGCGGGCCTTCTTCGTGCAGGAAGAAGATGCCGATGCCGATAACAACCCGGCCACCTCCGAAGGTATTTACGTTTACTGCGGGAATAAGTGTGATGTGGATGTGGCCGTAGGTGACCTGGTGCGGGTAAGCGGCACGCCCAAAGAATATTTTGGCATGAGCCAGCTCAATATTGCCCGCAGCGACGATGTGGAACTAGTCTCTACCTCGCAACCACTACCCACACCGGCAACCCTTAGCTTGCCCGTGCCGGTTACCAGCGGCGACCTAGCCCAAGCCATGAGTGAAATTGATGCCTACTACGAAGCCCGCGAGGGCATGCTGGTGCAATGGCCTGCACCGCTCACCGTAGTGGCGCATTACA
This genomic stretch from Simiduia sp. 21SJ11W-1 harbors:
- a CDS encoding ectonucleotide pyrophosphatase/phosphodiesterase, whose protein sequence is MFAAAAPTSLTATSTEGHKPRLLLVSIDGYRHDYTRLHKPPFLSRFKEDGASLNSLRPVFPSKTFPNHLTLVTGVVPARHGIVYNHFYAPDLNAEYSLGDSAAVTNPDFYLAKPLWVLAQAQGLKTATYFWPGSEAPIHGLKPSIVKSYNKNTPIEARIDEVLRWVAMQGPDAPQFMSLYFSHVDDAGHHYGPHHRQTRNAVHTLDAALSALWQGIQASDSRVNLVIVSDHGMYPRQKAQTTPLFNEATHALSKQFRTVGSGPSVQFYRTVAAQNAATAQLEAERAVLQINAHAKHFRCMTPNQAPKHYRLQGTERMGDFICVANAHWNIRVTPDHKFPAGNHGWPAFEQDDPAAIDMHGIFYARGPAFGEGRKLPTQDNVHVMPLLAHILGIKLPEPAALDGKLEALAPLLKSD
- the puuE gene encoding allantoinase PuuE codes for the protein MTTPYPRDLIGYGAKPPHANWPKGARIAVQFVINYEEGAENSVLHGDAHSETFLSEIIGAKAYPARHMSMESLYEYGSRAGFWRLHRLFEARNLPVTVFGVAMALARNPEAVAAMQAAQWEIASHAYRWIDHQFMPPEEERRHIQAAIDIHTEVTGSAPLGWYTGRDSPNTRALIREQGGFVYDADSYADDLPYWLPPTDTQAAHLVVPYTLDCNDMRFASAQGFNAGDQFFNYLKDTFDTLYAEGEQAPKMMSVGLHCRIVGRPGRTLALARFLDYLESFGDVWVCRRLDIARHWQQHHPYQTPQAN